From the genome of Anopheles merus strain MAF chromosome X, AmerM5.1, whole genome shotgun sequence, one region includes:
- the LOC121588725 gene encoding autotransporter adhesin BpaC-like isoform X1, protein MRSLTNPGGLALLVLLALSFSANVVQSYRAKMTSRVCFSNIANFTGNTAIGLCSHSVLQTLRVGANGTIAYVTTATTPQSTVLRLLPTYCNRRLAYPYLEPYLAIVGSGTEGPVATILANPTIRANYIRALITFMKSYPRCVGLYIDFSNLATSQAAGYAAFMQALFQAAGTASLKLASALPWEADRYADVYYSVTLRSLSFNVLRTYDEFYSSLTTVVRPLNPLVAMAAPFNATTKTISYNLYRWIIKGLNPSNIILGMSMYARAYTVTKVSQFGATGTASASVVSYCDALLFSTKFGLQTSSSGESVSSSSSMAYVFTSFQSAELKLNFAVSNNLAGVALFSLNTAGTNAELLRYVTSIIAPTPPTGFQYPVASYPTCGVSITFPSLVAITTQPTASTAAGGGTTRAGGVTTVAPGGDTTAAGGGTTAAGGGSTAAGGGSTAAGGGTTAAGGGSTAAGGGTTVAGGGSTAAGGGSTASGGGTTAAGGGSTAAGGGSTAAGGGTTAAGGGSTAAGGGSTAAGGGSTAAGGGTTIAGGGSTAAGGGTTAAGGGSTAAGGGTTAAGGGSTAAGGGSTAAGGGTTIAGGGSTAAGGGSTAAGGGTTIAGGGSTAAGGGSTAAGGGSTAAGGGTTAAGGGSTAAGGGTTVDGGGSTAAGGGSTAAGGGSTAAGGGSTAAGGGSTAAGGGSTAAGGGSTAAGGGSTAAGGGTTAAGGGSTAAGGGSTAAGGGSTAAGGGSTAAGGGSTAAGGGSTAAGGGSTAAGGGSTAVGGGTTAAGGGSTAAGGGSTAAGGGSTAAGGGTTAAGGGSTAAGGGSTAAGGGSTAAGGGSTAAGGGSTAAGGGTTAAGGGTTAAGGGSTAAGGGSTAIGGGSTAAGGGSTAAGGGSTAAGGGSTAAGGGSTAAGGGSTAAGGGTTVAGGGSTAAGGGSTAAGGGSTAAGGGTTAAGGGSTAAGGGTTAAGGGSTVAGGGSTAAGGGSTAAGGGSTAAGEGSTVAGGGSTAAGGGSTAAGGGTTAAGGGSTAAGGGTTIAGGGSTAAGGGSTAAGGGSTAAGGGSTAAGGGSTAAGGGSTAAGGGSTAAGGGSTAAGGGSTAAGGGTTAAGGGSTAAGGGSTAAGGGSTAAGGGTTAAGGGSTAAGGGSTAAGGGSTASGGGTTAAGGGSTAAGGGSTAAGGGSTAAGGGSTVAGGGSTAAGGGSTAAGGGTTAAGGGSTAAGGGSTAAGGGTTAAGGGSTDAGGGSTAAGGGSTAAGGGSTAAGGGSTAAGGGSTSAGGGSTAAGGGTTIAGGGSTAVGGGSTAAGGGSTAAGGGTTAAGGGSTAAGGGSTAAGGGSTAAGGGSTAAGGGSTAAGGGSTAAGGGSTAAGGGTTAAGGGSTAAGGGTTAAGGGSTAAGGGSTAAGGGSTAAGGGSTAAGGGSTAAGGGTTAAGGGSTAAGGGSTAAGGGSTAAGGGSTAAGGGSTAVGGGTTAAGGGSTAAGGGSTAAGGGSTAAGGGTTSAPQPAVVCGITVRSQYGGLVSSFCDSVLEINLYIQSGSACGVVV, encoded by the exons ATGCGATCCTTGACCAACCCAGGGGGGCTGGCGCTGCTAGTGTTGTTAGCACTATCGTTTAGCG CCAACGTCGTCCAATCTTATAGAGCGAAAATGA CATCGAGAGTATGCTTCTCCAACATCGCCAACTTCACTGGAAATACTGCGATCGGGCTATGCTCGCACTCAGTGTTGCAAACGCTCAGGGTGGGCGCGAACGGCACGATCGCGTACGTTACGACTGCCACAACGCCTCAGTCAACCGTGCTCA GACTGCTTCCGACCTACTGCAACCGAAGGCTGGCGTATCCGTACCTCGAACCGTACCTGGCTATAGTCGGGTCCGGTACGGAAGGACCAGTTGCTACCATCCTAGCGAATCCGACGATTCGAGCGAACTACATCCGGGCGCTGATCACGTTCATGAAGTCCTACCCGCGCTGCGTCGGActatatatcgacttcagcAACCTCGCCACATCGCAGGCG GCCGGTTATGCCGCGTTCATGCAGGCCCTGTTCCAGGCGGCTGGTACAGCTTCGCTCAAGCTGGCCTCAGCGCTGCCCTGGGAGGCAGATCGGTACGCCGATGTCTACTACAGCGTCACTTTAAGAAGCTTATCGTTTAACGTGCTGCGCACGTACGATGAATTCTACTCATCGCTTACAACGGTCGTACGGCCGCTGAACCCGCTAGTTGCTATGGCCGCACCGTTTAACGCCACGACGAAAACTATC TCGTACAACCTGTACCGGTGGATAATCAAGGGACTGAACCCGAGCAACATCATACTCGGCATGTCGATGTATGCTCGCGCATATACTGTGACAAAAGTTAGCCAGTTCGGTGCTACGGGAACGGCTAGCGCTTCGGTGGTATCATACTGCGAT GCACTTCTTTTCTCGACCAAGTTTGGACTGCAAACGAGCAGCTCTGGAGAGAGTGTATCCTCTAGCAGCAGTATGGCTTACGTATTCACTTCATTTCAATCGGCTGAGCTCAAGCTGAACTTTGCAGTGTCTAATAATTTGGCTGGTGTTGCACTGTTCTCATTGAACACTGCCGGCACCAATGCAGAGCTGCTGCGTTACGTGACGAGTATTATTGCACCGACGCCACCAACAGGTTTCCAATATCCTGTGGCGTCGTATCCTACATGCGGCGTTTCGATTACATTCCCATCGTTGGTGGCTATAACTACACAACCAACAGCCTCCACAGCAGCGGGTGGCGGTACCACTCGAGCTGGAGGAGTTACCACGGTTGCGCCAGGAGGAGACACCACGGCTGCTGGAGGTGGAACTACAGCCGCTGGAGGAGGTTCAACAGCCGCTGGAGGAGGTTCAACAGCCGCTGGAGGTGGAACTACagccgctggaggaggatcAACAGCCGCTGGAGGAGGAACTACTGTCGCTGGAGGAGGTTCAACTGCCGCTGGAGGAGGTTCGACTGCATCAGGGGGTGGAACTACAGCCGCTGGAGGAG GTTCGACTgccgctggaggaggatcaacagccgctggaggaggaactacagccgctggaggaggatcaacagccgctggaggaggatcaacagccgctggaggaggatcaactgctgctggaggaggaACGACTATCGCAGGAGGAGGTTCAACTGCCGCTGGAGGTGGAACTACAGCCGCCGGTGGTGGTTCTACAGCCGCCGGAGGAGGAACTACagccgctggaggaggatcaacagccgctggaggaggttcgactgctgctggaggaggaACTACTATCGCTGGAGGAGGATCAACAGCCGCTGGAGGAGGCTCaactgctgctggaggaggaACTACTATCGCTGGAGGAGGATCAACAGCCGCTGGAGGAGGCTCaactgctgctggaggaggttcgactgctgctggaggaggaaccacagccgctggaggaggatcCACAGCTGCTGGAGGAGGAACTACTGTCGATGGAGGAGGTTCaactgctgctggaggaggctcgactgctgctggaggaggatcaacagccgctggaggaggctcgactgctgctggaggaggatcaacagccgctggaggaggctcaacagccgctggaggaggatcAACAGCCGCTGGTGGAGGTTCgactgctgctggaggaggaactacagccgctggaggaggctcaactgctgctggaggaggatcaacagccgctggaggaggatcaacagctgctggaggaggctcaacagccgctggaggaggatcAACAGCCGCTGGAGGAGGCTCAACTGCAGCTGGAGGAGGCTCAACAGCCGCTGGAGGAGGCTCGACTGCAGTTGGAGGAGGAACTACAGCCGCTGGAGGAGGTTCGACTgccgctggaggaggatcaacagccgctggaggaggatcaactgctgctggaggaggaactacagccgctggaggaggatcaacagccgctggaggaggctcgactgctgctggaggaggatcaacagccgctggaggaggatcAACAGCCGCTGGAGGAGGCTCAACtgcagcaggaggaggaactacagccgctggaggaggaactacagccgctggaggaggctcaactgctgctggaggaggcTCAACTGCTATCGGAGGAGGATCAACAGCCGCTGGAGGAGGCTCGACTgccgctggaggaggatcaacagccgctggaggaggctcgactgctgctggaggaggcTCAACTgccgctggaggaggatcAACAGCCGCTGGAGGAGGAACTACTGTCGCTGGAGGAGGTTCAACTGCCGCTGGAGGAGGCTCgactgctgctggaggaggatCAACAGCCGCTGGAGGTGGCACGACAGCTGCTGGAGGAGGATCaactgctgctggaggaggaactacagccgctggaggaggatcAACAGTCGCTGGAGGAGGCTCGACTGCCGCTGGAGGAGGCTCCACagccgctggaggaggatcAACAGCCGCTGGTGAAGGATCAACAGTCGCTGGAGGAGGATCCACAGCCGCTGGAGGAGGCTCTACAGCTGCTGGAGGTGGAACTACagccgctggaggaggatcCACAGCCGCTGGAGGAGGAACTACTATCGCTGGAGGAGGATCAACAGCCGCTGGAGGAGGCTCgactgctgctggaggaggctcgactgctgctggaggaggctcgactgctgctggaggaggtTCGACTGCAGCTGGAGGAGGCTCaactgctgctggaggaggatCTACAGCCGCTGGAGGAGGCTCGACTGCAGCAGGAGGGGGCTCAACtgcagcaggaggaggaactacagccgctggaggaggctcaactgctgctggaggaggctcaactgctgctggaggaggatcaacagccgctggaggaggaactacagccgctggaggaggatcaacagccgctggaggaggatcAACAGCCGCTGGAGGAGGCTCGACTGCATCAGGGGGTGGAACTACTgccgctggaggaggatcaacagccgctggaggaggctcaacagccgctggaggaggatcaacagccgctggaggaggatcAACAGTCGCAGGAGGAGGATCAACAGCCGCTGGAGGAGGCTCAACAGCCGCTGGAGGTGGAACTACagccgctggaggaggatcCACAGCCGCTGGAGGAGGCTCGACtgcagcaggaggaggaaCTACAGCAGCTGGGGGAGGCTCAACTGATGCTGGAGGAGGCTCgactgctgctggaggaggatCAACAGCCGCTGGAGGTGGCTCgactgctgctggaggaggatcaactgctgctggaggaggcTCGACTTCCGCTGGAGGAGGATCAACAGCCGCTGGAGGAGGAACTACTATCGCTGGAGGAGGATCAACAGCCGTTGGAGGAGGATCAACAGCCGCTGGAGGAGGCTCAACtgcagcaggaggaggaactacagccgctggaggaggctcaactgctgctggaggaggatcaactgctgctggaggaggatCAACAGCCGCTGGAGGAGGCTCGACTgccgctggaggaggatcAACAGCCGCTGGAGGAGGTTCGACTGCCGCTGGAGGAGGCTCAACtgcagcaggaggaggaactacagccgctggaggaggatcaacagccgctggaggaggaactacagccgctggaggaggctcaactgctgctggaggaggctcaactgctgctggaggaggatCAACAGCTGCTGGAGGAGGTTCTACAGCCGCTGGAGGAGGCTCaactgctgctggaggaggaACTACTgccgctggaggaggatcAACAGCCGCTGGAGGAGGTTCAACTgccgctggaggaggatcAACAGCTGCTGGAGGAGGATCAACAGCCGCTGGAGGAGGCTCGACTGCTGTTGGAGGAGGAACTACagccgctggaggaggatcAACAGCCGCCGGAGGAGGATCAACAGCCGCTGGTGGAGGATCAACAGCCGCTGGTGGAGGCACCACGTCTGCACCACAACCTGCTGTTGTCTGCGGCATTACTGTGCGGTCGCAGTACGGAGGTCTTgtcagcagtttttgtgattCTGTTTTAGAGATCAACCTGTACATTCAATCTGGAAGTGCGTGTGGGGTTGTAGTGTAA
- the LOC121588725 gene encoding autotransporter adhesin BpaC-like isoform X16 yields the protein MRSLTNPGGLALLVLLALSFSANVVQSYRAKMTSRVCFSNIANFTGNTAIGLCSHSVLQTLRVGANGTIAYVTTATTPQSTVLRLLPTYCNRRLAYPYLEPYLAIVGSGTEGPVATILANPTIRANYIRALITFMKSYPRCVGLYIDFSNLATSQAAGYAAFMQALFQAAGTASLKLASALPWEADRYADVYYSVTLRSLSFNVLRTYDEFYSSLTTVVRPLNPLVAMAAPFNATTKTISYNLYRWIIKGLNPSNIILGMSMYARAYTVTKVSQFGATGTASASVVSYCDALLFSTKFGLQTSSSGESVSSSSSMAYVFTSFQSAELKLNFAVSNNLAGVALFSLNTAGTNAELLRYVTSIIAPTPPTGFQYPVASYPTCGVSITFPSLVAITTQPTASTAAGGGTTRAGGVTTVAPGGDTTAAGGGTTAAGGGSTAAGGGSTAAGGGTTAAGGGSTAAGGGTTVAGGGSTAAGGGSTASGGGTTAAGGGSTAAGGGSTAAGGGTTAAGGGSTAAGGGSTAAGGGSTAAGGGTTIAGGGSTAAGGGTTAAGGGSTAAGGGTTAAGGGSTAAGGGSTAAGGGTTIAGGGSTAAGGGSTAAGGGTTIAGGGSTAAGGGSTAAGGGSTAAGGGTTAAGGGSTAAGGGTTVDGGGSTAAGGGSTAAGGGSTAAGGGSTAAGGGSTAAGGGSTAAGGGSTAAGGGSTAAGGGTTAAGGGSTAAGGGSTAAGGGSTAAGGGSTAAGGGSTAAGGGSTAAGGGSTAAGGGSTAVGGGTTAAGGGSTAAGGGSTAAGGGSTAAGGGTTAAGGGSTAAGGGSTAAGGGSTAAGGGSTAAGGGSTAAGGGTTAAGGGTTAAGGGSTAAGGGSTAIGGGSTAAGGGSTAAGGGSTAAGGGSTAAGGGSTAAGGGSTAAGGGTTVAGGGSTAAGGGSTAAGGGSTAAGGGTTAAGGGSTAAGGGTTAAGGGSTVAGGGSTAAGGGSTAAGGGSTAAGEGSTVAGGGSTAAGGGSTAAGGGTTAAGGGSTAAGGGTTIAGGGSTAAGGGSTAAGGGSTAAGGGSTVAGGGSTAAGGGSTAAGGGTTAAGGGSTAAGGGSTAAGGGTTAAGGGSTDAGGGSTAAGGGSTAAGGGSTAAGGGSTAAGGGSTSAGGGSTAAGGGTTIAGGGSTAVGGGSTAAGGGSTAAGGGTTAAGGGSTAAGGGSTAAGGGSTAAGGGSTAAGGGSTAAGGGSTAAGGGSTAAGGGTTAAGGGSTAAGGGTTAAGGGSTAAGGGSTAAGGGSTAAGGGSTAAGGGSTAAGGGTTAAGGGSTAAGGGSTAAGGGSTAAGGGSTAAGGGSTAVGGGTTAAGGGSTAAGGGSTAAGGGSTAAGGGTTSAPQPAVVCGITVRSQYGGLVSSFCDSVLEINLYIQSGSACGVVV from the exons ATGCGATCCTTGACCAACCCAGGGGGGCTGGCGCTGCTAGTGTTGTTAGCACTATCGTTTAGCG CCAACGTCGTCCAATCTTATAGAGCGAAAATGA CATCGAGAGTATGCTTCTCCAACATCGCCAACTTCACTGGAAATACTGCGATCGGGCTATGCTCGCACTCAGTGTTGCAAACGCTCAGGGTGGGCGCGAACGGCACGATCGCGTACGTTACGACTGCCACAACGCCTCAGTCAACCGTGCTCA GACTGCTTCCGACCTACTGCAACCGAAGGCTGGCGTATCCGTACCTCGAACCGTACCTGGCTATAGTCGGGTCCGGTACGGAAGGACCAGTTGCTACCATCCTAGCGAATCCGACGATTCGAGCGAACTACATCCGGGCGCTGATCACGTTCATGAAGTCCTACCCGCGCTGCGTCGGActatatatcgacttcagcAACCTCGCCACATCGCAGGCG GCCGGTTATGCCGCGTTCATGCAGGCCCTGTTCCAGGCGGCTGGTACAGCTTCGCTCAAGCTGGCCTCAGCGCTGCCCTGGGAGGCAGATCGGTACGCCGATGTCTACTACAGCGTCACTTTAAGAAGCTTATCGTTTAACGTGCTGCGCACGTACGATGAATTCTACTCATCGCTTACAACGGTCGTACGGCCGCTGAACCCGCTAGTTGCTATGGCCGCACCGTTTAACGCCACGACGAAAACTATC TCGTACAACCTGTACCGGTGGATAATCAAGGGACTGAACCCGAGCAACATCATACTCGGCATGTCGATGTATGCTCGCGCATATACTGTGACAAAAGTTAGCCAGTTCGGTGCTACGGGAACGGCTAGCGCTTCGGTGGTATCATACTGCGAT GCACTTCTTTTCTCGACCAAGTTTGGACTGCAAACGAGCAGCTCTGGAGAGAGTGTATCCTCTAGCAGCAGTATGGCTTACGTATTCACTTCATTTCAATCGGCTGAGCTCAAGCTGAACTTTGCAGTGTCTAATAATTTGGCTGGTGTTGCACTGTTCTCATTGAACACTGCCGGCACCAATGCAGAGCTGCTGCGTTACGTGACGAGTATTATTGCACCGACGCCACCAACAGGTTTCCAATATCCTGTGGCGTCGTATCCTACATGCGGCGTTTCGATTACATTCCCATCGTTGGTGGCTATAACTACACAACCAACAGCCTCCACAGCAGCGGGTGGCGGTACCACTCGAGCTGGAGGAGTTACCACGGTTGCGCCAGGAGGAGACACCACGGCTGCTGGAGGTGGAACTACAGCCGCTGGAGGAGGTTCAACAGCCGCTGGAGGAGGTTCAACAGCCGCTGGAGGTGGAACTACagccgctggaggaggatcAACAGCCGCTGGAGGAGGAACTACTGTCGCTGGAGGAGGTTCAACTGCCGCTGGAGGAGGTTCGACTGCATCAGGGGGTGGAACTACAGCCGCTGGAGGAG GTTCGACTgccgctggaggaggatcaacagccgctggaggaggaactacagccgctggaggaggatcaacagccgctggaggaggatcaacagccgctggaggaggatcaactgctgctggaggaggaACGACTATCGCAGGAGGAGGTTCAACTGCCGCTGGAGGTGGAACTACAGCCGCCGGTGGTGGTTCTACAGCCGCCGGAGGAGGAACTACagccgctggaggaggatcaacagccgctggaggaggttcgactgctgctggaggaggaACTACTATCGCTGGAGGAGGATCAACAGCCGCTGGAGGAGGCTCaactgctgctggaggaggaACTACTATCGCTGGAGGAGGATCAACAGCCGCTGGAGGAGGCTCaactgctgctggaggaggttcgactgctgctggaggaggaaccacagccgctggaggaggatcCACAGCTGCTGGAGGAGGAACTACTGTCGATGGAGGAGGTTCaactgctgctggaggaggctcgactgctgctggaggaggatcaacagccgctggaggaggctcgactgctgctggaggaggatcaacagccgctggaggaggctcaacagccgctggaggaggatcAACAGCCGCTGGTGGAGGTTCgactgctgctggaggaggaactacagccgctggaggaggctcaactgctgctggaggaggatcaacagccgctggaggaggatcaacagctgctggaggaggctcaacagccgctggaggaggatcAACAGCCGCTGGAGGAGGCTCAACTGCAGCTGGAGGAGGCTCAACAGCCGCTGGAGGAGGCTCGACTGCAGTTGGAGGAGGAACTACAGCCGCTGGAGGAGGTTCGACTgccgctggaggaggatcaacagccgctggaggaggatcaactgctgctggaggaggaactacagccgctggaggaggatcaacagccgctggaggaggctcgactgctgctggaggaggatcaacagccgctggaggaggatcAACAGCCGCTGGAGGAGGCTCAACtgcagcaggaggaggaactacagccgctggaggaggaactacagccgctggaggaggctcaactgctgctggaggaggcTCAACTGCTATCGGAGGAGGATCAACAGCCGCTGGAGGAGGCTCGACTgccgctggaggaggatcaacagccgctggaggaggctcgactgctgctggaggaggcTCAACTgccgctggaggaggatcAACAGCCGCTGGAGGAGGAACTACTGTCGCTGGAGGAGGTTCAACTGCCGCTGGAGGAGGCTCgactgctgctggaggaggatCAACAGCCGCTGGAGGTGGCACGACAGCTGCTGGAGGAGGATCaactgctgctggaggaggaactacagccgctggaggaggatcAACAGTCGCTGGAGGAGGCTCGACTGCCGCTGGAGGAGGCTCCACagccgctggaggaggatcAACAGCCGCTGGTGAAGGATCAACAGTCGCTGGAGGAGGATCCACAGCCGCTGGAGGAGGCTCTACAGCTGCTGGAGGTGGAACTACagccgctggaggaggatcCACAGCCGCTGGAGGAGGAACTACTATCGCTGGAGGAGGATCAACAGCCGCTGGAGGAG gctcaacagccgctggaggaggatcaacagccgctggaggaggatcAACAGTCGCAGGAGGAGGATCAACAGCCGCTGGAGGAGGCTCAACAGCCGCTGGAGGTGGAACTACagccgctggaggaggatcCACAGCCGCTGGAGGAGGCTCGACtgcagcaggaggaggaaCTACAGCAGCTGGGGGAGGCTCAACTGATGCTGGAGGAGGCTCgactgctgctggaggaggatCAACAGCCGCTGGAGGTGGCTCgactgctgctggaggaggatcaactgctgctggaggaggcTCGACTTCCGCTGGAGGAGGATCAACAGCCGCTGGAGGAGGAACTACTATCGCTGGAGGAGGATCAACAGCCGTTGGAGGAGGATCAACAGCCGCTGGAGGAGGCTCAACtgcagcaggaggaggaactacagccgctggaggaggctcaactgctgctggaggaggatcaactgctgctggaggaggatCAACAGCCGCTGGAGGAGGCTCGACTgccgctggaggaggatcAACAGCCGCTGGAGGAGGTTCGACTGCCGCTGGAGGAGGCTCAACtgcagcaggaggaggaactacagccgctggaggaggatcaacagccgctggaggaggaactacagccgctggaggaggctcaactgctgctggaggaggctcaactgctgctggaggaggatCAACAGCTGCTGGAGGAGGTTCTACAGCCGCTGGAGGAGGCTCaactgctgctggaggaggaACTACTgccgctggaggaggatcAACAGCCGCTGGAGGAGGTTCAACTgccgctggaggaggatcAACAGCTGCTGGAGGAGGATCAACAGCCGCTGGAGGAGGCTCGACTGCTGTTGGAGGAGGAACTACagccgctggaggaggatcAACAGCCGCCGGAGGAGGATCAACAGCCGCTGGTGGAGGATCAACAGCCGCTGGTGGAGGCACCACGTCTGCACCACAACCTGCTGTTGTCTGCGGCATTACTGTGCGGTCGCAGTACGGAGGTCTTgtcagcagtttttgtgattCTGTTTTAGAGATCAACCTGTACATTCAATCTGGAAGTGCGTGTGGGGTTGTAGTGTAA